Proteins encoded within one genomic window of Mycoplasma phocoenae:
- a CDS encoding phosphopantetheine-binding protein has translation MQEILQAIITELKTMTKSKITVESKIKDLGIDSLDLLQSVTNLEEKLNIQISDEELLTIKSVKDLLSIIETKLN, from the coding sequence ATGCAAGAAATATTACAAGCTATTATTACTGAATTAAAAACTATGACGAAATCTAAAATCACAGTTGAATCAAAAATAAAAGATTTAGGTATTGATTCGTTGGATTTATTACAATCAGTAACAAACTTAGAAGAAAAACTAAATATTCAAATATCAGATGAAGAACTTTTAACTATTAAGTCGGTTAAAGATTTATTATCAATCATTGAAACAAAATTAAATTAA
- a CDS encoding pseudouridine synthase, whose amino-acid sequence MDNNSEKLQKFISAAGLMSRRRAEEAIEKGLFKINGKVAKLGDRVTDLDRVTYQNKPLRKANKMIYLLFNKPKYVVSTLNDPQNRKTIKDFLLLKQYVYPVGRLDYDTTGALLITNDGDLTNKLLHPSHEIERVYVATLDRALTNEELKFLNSDNVFIDGQRSLQVVESIQDKEYRIKLKEGRYHHVKNLFLEANAKVIQLHRSHFAFLGVKGIKEGKMRDLTYSEVKRLKEMIK is encoded by the coding sequence ATGGATAATAATTCAGAAAAATTACAAAAATTTATATCAGCAGCAGGCTTAATGTCGCGCCGTAGAGCCGAAGAGGCTATTGAAAAAGGTTTATTTAAAATTAATGGAAAAGTAGCTAAATTAGGTGATCGTGTTACCGATCTGGATAGAGTAACATATCAAAACAAACCGCTTAGAAAAGCAAATAAAATGATTTATTTATTATTTAACAAACCAAAATATGTTGTTTCAACTTTGAATGATCCTCAAAATAGAAAAACAATTAAAGATTTTTTATTGTTAAAACAATACGTTTATCCAGTGGGTAGATTAGATTATGACACAACAGGGGCCTTATTAATAACTAATGATGGTGATTTAACTAATAAATTATTACATCCTTCGCACGAAATTGAAAGAGTGTACGTGGCTACTCTAGATCGTGCGTTAACTAACGAAGAATTAAAATTTTTAAATAGTGATAATGTTTTTATTGATGGTCAGAGATCATTGCAAGTTGTTGAATCTATTCAAGACAAAGAATATCGAATCAAACTTAAAGAAGGGCGTTACCATCACGTAAAAAATTTATTTTTAGAAGCTAATGCCAAAGTTATCCAGCTACATCGTTCGCATTTTGCGTTTTTAGGTGTCAAAGGCATTAAGGAAGGTAAAATGCGTGATTTAACCTACTCAGAAGTTAAACGCTTAAAAGAGATGATAAAATAA
- a CDS encoding Nif3-like dinuclear metal center hexameric protein encodes MKTKNTTIYQFVNDIKKFFPIENAEKWDPIGFSKKPHWKTKINHVLFCLDITEKVVEFAIKNDCNLIISHHPFIFDKLEKDLENFPYKNNIWNKLNNNKIYSFSLHTSVDNTNNFSAKSISKKLGFLNNIDESYNKKFNTSSVLIKKEFTLLKLLKILNENQLDIIQTNIQNFDSLDKYKSLILFSGSGPCKEIVQAKKYADLFVTCDVKWSDWIAYDQENINVIQISHFSEHFVVNELKEIIQSNLSKYSDVKMYVFNNEIKVLN; translated from the coding sequence GTGAAAACTAAAAATACAACAATATATCAATTCGTTAATGATATAAAAAAATTTTTTCCAATTGAAAACGCTGAAAAATGAGATCCAATTGGGTTTTCAAAAAAACCGCATTGAAAAACAAAAATAAACCATGTCTTATTCTGTTTGGATATAACTGAAAAGGTAGTCGAATTCGCTATTAAAAATGATTGTAATTTGATAATATCTCACCATCCATTTATCTTTGACAAACTTGAAAAAGATTTAGAAAACTTCCCGTACAAAAACAACATTTGAAATAAATTAAATAACAACAAAATTTATTCTTTTTCATTACATACTTCTGTCGACAACACGAATAATTTCAGTGCTAAATCAATCAGTAAAAAATTAGGTTTTTTGAACAATATTGATGAATCATATAATAAAAAATTTAATACTTCTTCAGTATTGATTAAAAAGGAATTTACTTTATTAAAGTTATTAAAAATATTAAATGAAAATCAATTAGATATAATTCAAACAAATATTCAAAATTTCGATTCTTTAGATAAATATAAATCACTTATACTATTTTCGGGTTCAGGACCATGCAAAGAAATTGTTCAAGCTAAAAAATATGCAGACTTATTTGTAACTTGTGATGTTAAATGAAGCGACTGAATTGCTTATGATCAAGAAAACATTAACGTTATACAAATAAGTCATTTCAGTGAACACTTTGTTGTAAATGAATTAAAAGAAATTATCCAATCAAATTTATCAAAATATTCTGATGTTAAAATGTATGTTTTCAATAATGAAATAAAAGTTTTAAATTAA
- a CDS encoding MHO_1590 family protein: MLTNKIKKIIVLSLLSTVTISSITALAFVLIHKKSQQKVIKNKDDQTKNKEKHNKTKLLKQKNTEELTADNIFPTVDITDYYSKIKIRNNKAIINDDMIAFIIQDIIKKMAVNQGDINVGYFQENEQKLELKFVWTSNNKSILKTYLFTIINN, translated from the coding sequence ATGTTAACTAATAAAATAAAAAAAATAATAGTTTTATCATTACTGAGTACAGTGACAATTAGTAGTATTACAGCACTAGCATTTGTTTTAATACATAAAAAATCTCAACAAAAAGTAATTAAAAATAAAGATGATCAAACCAAAAATAAAGAAAAACACAACAAAACAAAATTATTGAAACAAAAAAATACAGAAGAACTAACAGCGGACAACATATTTCCAACCGTTGATATTACTGATTACTATTCAAAAATCAAAATACGCAATAATAAAGCAATTATTAATGACGATATGATTGCATTTATTATTCAAGATATAATCAAAAAAATGGCAGTAAATCAAGGTGATATCAATGTAGGATATTTTCAAGAAAATGAACAAAAACTAGAATTAAAATTTGTTTGAACAAGCAACAATAAAAGTATATTAAAAACATATTTATTCACTATAATAAACAATTAA
- the rpmG gene encoding 50S ribosomal protein L33, with protein sequence MPRDGLTLRCEACKMENYITKKNKKLHPEKMEVKKHCHKCNAHTTHKEKK encoded by the coding sequence ATGCCAAGAGATGGATTAACACTAAGATGTGAAGCATGTAAAATGGAAAATTACATTACTAAGAAAAACAAAAAATTACATCCAGAAAAAATGGAAGTTAAAAAACATTGTCATAAATGTAATGCTCACACAACTCACAAAGAAAAAAAATAA
- a CDS encoding aminopeptidase P family protein, producing the protein MIKTELLKTFESQNIDVIISEAPETRLWMAEVQTSDGFLVIEKEKSYLFVDGRYIEYVTNNAKNVEVHLLLGTSLKDFLAEKKYKNVGIERDYLTVGTLERFQKMLPKAKFVSISGQWNRVHKDQREASIIEDACKISLEAFNEVTKYLKVGVTEKEISHKLGYLMRLFGAEKESFDSIVAFGSNAAEPHHHPTDATLSDGDIVKIDFGAEYLGWASDITRTFFFGTPKNEKLVEVLEIVKEAQKLGRQAVRPGIKTSEIDKICRDYIKEKGYGEYFTHSTGHGVGINVHELPNVSQTVDFTLEPGMVITVEPGIYIEGLGGARIEDTILVTKDGYKTLSRPEDYK; encoded by the coding sequence ATGATTAAAACAGAATTACTAAAAACATTTGAATCACAAAATATTGACGTAATTATTTCTGAAGCTCCAGAAACTAGACTATGAATGGCTGAAGTACAAACTTCAGACGGTTTCTTAGTTATTGAAAAAGAAAAATCATACTTATTTGTTGATGGGCGTTATATTGAATACGTAACAAACAATGCTAAAAATGTGGAAGTTCACTTATTATTAGGAACTTCATTGAAAGACTTTTTAGCTGAAAAAAAATACAAAAATGTCGGTATTGAAAGAGATTATTTAACTGTAGGTACATTAGAAAGATTTCAAAAAATGTTGCCTAAAGCCAAATTTGTTTCAATCTCAGGTCAATGAAACCGTGTTCACAAAGATCAACGTGAAGCATCAATTATTGAAGATGCATGTAAAATCTCATTAGAAGCATTTAATGAAGTTACAAAATATCTAAAAGTCGGAGTAACTGAAAAAGAAATCAGTCATAAACTAGGTTATTTAATGCGTTTATTTGGTGCTGAAAAAGAATCTTTTGATTCAATAGTTGCTTTTGGTTCTAACGCTGCTGAACCACACCATCATCCTACTGATGCAACACTTTCAGACGGAGATATAGTAAAAATTGATTTTGGTGCTGAATATTTAGGATGAGCAAGTGATATAACAAGAACATTCTTTTTTGGAACACCAAAAAATGAAAAATTAGTTGAAGTACTTGAAATTGTTAAAGAAGCACAAAAATTAGGACGTCAAGCGGTTAGACCTGGAATAAAAACTTCAGAAATAGATAAAATATGTCGTGATTACATTAAAGAAAAAGGGTATGGTGAATACTTTACTCATTCAACAGGACATGGAGTAGGTATTAATGTTCATGAATTACCTAACGTTTCTCAAACTGTTGACTTTACTTTGGAACCAGGAATGGTAATTACTGTTGAACCAGGAATTTATATCGAAGGATTAGGTGGGGCTAGAATTGAAGACACAATTTTAGTTACAAAAGATGGTTATAAAACCTTAAGCCGTCCAGAAGACTATAAATAA
- a CDS encoding RNA polymerase sigma factor — MEKRTKEEQMSIQNAVKAVKSHLKSLQKNDKDIKALTQDDVFEFFDKKKIFLDDSDTNEVFDLLMEENIIEDSFDYGDDDDIDESELSKLTSSNKTKNKKQTDFEDDDEEEPEEFSDEFDDDDEDIEDDEDFDDEDDIDEINDSETNADVGNVEKTKKAKDDEEYDEEVEELKGYAGIKDNDYEEDMDDVDFLLKDYDDDEVFNKTESDEELLSNNLSETNDIVKWYMRWIGKYGKLLLPEEEKELAVKMEKYKGKNERLYKKARDTLINRNLRLVINNAKRYKNRGLSFIDLISEGNAGIIKAVNKYDYHKGFKFSTYATWWIRQAITRAVADQARTIRVPVHMVETINKIIKIERELQQENGVAPSDEEIATRYGGEMDADKVRYIRKINIDPISLDKSIGKEENSNFSDFVKDESVISPVDFAASEELSEIINDMLENHLDESDRILIRKRYGVGTDKNGIPYRIHTLDELAREKGISKERVRQIETKILRKLKHPQKRKKLKDFYTSEN, encoded by the coding sequence ATGGAAAAAAGAACCAAAGAAGAACAAATGAGTATTCAAAATGCAGTTAAAGCTGTTAAATCTCATTTAAAATCTTTACAAAAAAACGATAAAGATATAAAAGCATTAACTCAAGATGATGTTTTTGAATTTTTTGATAAAAAGAAAATTTTCTTAGATGATTCAGACACTAATGAAGTGTTTGATTTATTAATGGAAGAAAACATTATCGAGGACTCATTTGATTATGGTGATGATGATGATATTGATGAATCTGAGTTATCAAAATTAACATCGAGCAATAAAACAAAAAACAAAAAACAAACTGATTTTGAAGATGACGATGAAGAAGAACCAGAAGAATTTAGCGATGAATTTGATGATGATGATGAAGATATAGAAGATGACGAAGATTTTGACGATGAAGATGACATTGACGAAATCAATGACTCTGAAACAAATGCTGACGTTGGAAATGTTGAAAAAACCAAAAAAGCAAAAGATGATGAAGAATATGATGAAGAAGTTGAAGAGTTAAAAGGTTATGCAGGAATCAAAGATAATGATTATGAAGAAGATATGGATGATGTTGACTTTTTACTTAAAGATTATGATGATGATGAGGTGTTTAATAAAACCGAAAGCGACGAAGAATTATTAAGTAACAACTTGAGTGAAACCAATGACATTGTCAAATGATACATGCGTTGAATCGGTAAATATGGAAAATTGCTTTTACCTGAAGAAGAAAAAGAATTAGCTGTAAAAATGGAAAAATATAAAGGTAAAAACGAAAGATTATATAAAAAAGCCAGAGATACATTAATTAATAGAAATTTACGTTTGGTAATCAATAATGCTAAAAGATACAAAAACCGTGGATTATCATTTATCGACTTAATAAGTGAAGGTAATGCTGGAATAATTAAAGCTGTAAATAAATATGATTACCATAAAGGGTTTAAATTTTCAACTTATGCAACATGATGAATCCGTCAAGCTATAACACGTGCAGTAGCTGACCAAGCGCGTACAATTCGTGTGCCAGTTCATATGGTTGAAACAATCAACAAAATTATCAAAATTGAAAGAGAATTGCAACAAGAAAATGGAGTTGCACCAAGTGATGAGGAAATTGCAACACGTTACGGCGGAGAAATGGATGCAGATAAAGTGCGGTACATACGTAAAATCAATATTGATCCTATTTCTTTGGATAAATCAATTGGTAAAGAGGAAAATTCTAACTTTTCAGACTTTGTTAAAGATGAAAGTGTTATTAGTCCAGTTGATTTCGCCGCAAGTGAAGAACTATCAGAAATTATCAATGATATGTTAGAAAATCACTTAGACGAAAGCGATAGAATTTTGATAAGAAAAAGATACGGAGTTGGTACTGATAAAAATGGTATTCCTTACCGTATCCACACATTAGACGAACTAGCGCGTGAAAAGGGAATATCTAAAGAAAGAGTAAGACAAATCGAAACAAAAATTTTACGTAAATTGAAACATCCACAAAAACGTAAAAAATTAAAAGACTTTTACACAAGTGAAAACTAA
- a CDS encoding MG284/MPN403 family protein, producing MQNNARILKDEYSLPLSKKLYLYRKQCAIVKKLFHNEITNNKNQFAKVYPNSKEYKTFINKFEYFNESLDPDQRLIFFNEIWNVNADKYWYKNYFSKTTYYKHLHTILDNFYEFINAI from the coding sequence ATGCAAAATAACGCAAGAATATTAAAAGATGAATACTCACTTCCTCTTTCAAAAAAATTATATTTATATCGTAAACAATGTGCAATCGTTAAAAAACTATTCCACAATGAAATAACCAATAACAAAAATCAATTCGCAAAGGTGTATCCCAATTCAAAAGAATACAAAACATTTATAAATAAATTCGAATATTTTAATGAATCATTAGATCCAGATCAAAGATTAATATTTTTCAATGAAATATGAAACGTGAACGCGGACAAATATTGATATAAAAATTATTTTTCAAAAACCACATACTACAAACACTTACATACGATTTTAGATAATTTTTATGAATTTATAAATGCTATTTAA
- a CDS encoding deoxynucleoside kinase encodes MIIGISGMISSGKSTLSKGLHKHYKNSILLEEFEDDDEIFNKFLDWFYQGKKNIELSFQAYIIESLSSKFKKTLHEFKAMNKNLQKDHIFLDRFNLEHYIFAQISLKNKPKQYMTAFNQMFNTLVEIEENPQLAIFIDISFETFKQRIFKRNRKSEIDNYKLNEEYFKELHSIYKPYYINLMEKYNIKYKIINADSKYDQEVLKEVINIIENFQK; translated from the coding sequence ATGATAATAGGTATTAGTGGAATGATTAGTAGTGGTAAAAGCACGCTATCAAAGGGTTTGCACAAACATTACAAAAATTCAATATTGCTTGAAGAGTTTGAAGATGATGATGAAATTTTCAATAAGTTTTTAGATTGATTTTATCAGGGTAAGAAAAACATTGAGCTTAGTTTTCAAGCTTATATTATTGAAAGCTTGTCAAGCAAATTCAAAAAAACCTTACATGAATTCAAAGCGATGAATAAAAACTTACAAAAAGATCATATATTTTTAGATAGATTTAACTTAGAACATTATATATTTGCTCAAATAAGTTTAAAAAATAAACCAAAACAGTATATGACGGCTTTTAATCAAATGTTTAATACATTAGTAGAAATAGAAGAAAATCCTCAGTTAGCTATTTTCATTGACATATCTTTCGAAACATTTAAACAAAGAATTTTTAAAAGAAATCGCAAATCTGAAATAGACAACTATAAATTAAATGAAGAATATTTCAAAGAATTACATTCCATTTATAAACCCTATTACATAAACTTAATGGAAAAATATAATATTAAATACAAAATTATCAACGCAGACTCCAAATATGATCAAGAAGTATTAAAAGAAGTTATTAATATAATAGAAAATTTTCAAAAATAA
- a CDS encoding deoxyribonuclease IV: MLKLGSHISFKSPDYLLAASEETIDNNANVMMIYLGAPQTAKRVDKIRFKLKEYIEKYSQIIKPEDIIIHAPYIINASNPEKNVFAINFLAQEIERMNYIGAKYIVLHPGAHTVFDREKSIKTLIESMKTLISITENVVICLETMAGKGTEIFTNLAEMKYILESINSDRVQMCLDTCHIWDAGYNIKHYEEFKNELKQYNLFNKIKVIHLNDSLNDLNSHKDRHANINKGFIGLETLAKFVHDPEFDNVPIILETPWTDQGPIYKEEIAMLLNKK, translated from the coding sequence ATGCTTAAATTAGGAAGTCATATATCATTTAAATCTCCAGATTATTTATTAGCAGCATCAGAAGAAACAATTGATAATAATGCCAATGTAATGATGATTTATTTAGGTGCGCCACAAACTGCTAAAAGAGTTGATAAAATTCGTTTTAAATTAAAGGAATATATTGAAAAGTATTCACAAATAATAAAGCCCGAAGACATTATAATCCATGCTCCATATATAATAAATGCATCTAATCCAGAAAAAAATGTTTTTGCGATTAATTTCTTAGCACAAGAAATCGAAAGAATGAATTATATCGGAGCAAAATACATAGTCTTGCACCCTGGAGCTCACACTGTTTTTGATAGAGAAAAATCAATTAAAACTTTGATCGAATCAATGAAAACATTAATTTCCATTACTGAAAATGTTGTTATCTGTTTGGAAACAATGGCTGGTAAAGGTACTGAAATATTCACTAATTTAGCTGAAATGAAGTACATATTGGAATCAATTAATAGTGATAGAGTACAAATGTGTTTAGATACTTGCCATATTTGAGATGCGGGTTACAACATTAAACATTATGAAGAATTTAAAAATGAATTAAAACAATACAATTTGTTCAATAAGATAAAAGTGATTCATTTGAACGATTCACTAAATGATTTAAATTCTCATAAAGATCGTCACGCAAATATCAATAAAGGTTTCATCGGTTTAGAAACATTAGCTAAATTTGTACATGATCCTGAATTTGATAATGTGCCAATTATATTAGAAACACCTTGAACTGATCAAGGCCCTATATATAAAGAAGAAATTGCGATGTTATTAAACAAAAAATAA
- a CDS encoding potassium channel family protein: MKQNFKLKKPVWNANLTMRKLMVIIWSKRVIPTEVKSHSRTIKIWRAFYAILISSVCLVSAFSLISAPEAIRPTWNKILAVMQIMTFFVFVADYCLHLITFRYRDTAVKRKSFWYNLMFIISLKGIIILLSILSSISVVGLLSNNQGIIEVSRYFKSLNIFRFFRLFFILTLFSPFAIIIDVFQKQRKILFMVFLMIALMIVLFAILILNNERTYLAEIQSEWIKNNPTIIDYLNNADYKALSNNYVMTFADSLYFTTITLTTIGYGDFSPHAPTTRAIVTVIALLGIAVIAIPSGIVASAFLADIQKHLQKGKNA; this comes from the coding sequence ATGAAACAAAATTTTAAATTAAAAAAACCAGTATGAAACGCCAATTTGACTATGCGTAAATTAATGGTTATAATATGATCAAAACGTGTAATACCTACTGAAGTAAAATCTCATTCGCGTACAATAAAAATTTGAAGAGCTTTTTATGCAATATTGATTTCTTCAGTATGTTTAGTTTCAGCCTTTTCACTTATATCAGCCCCAGAGGCAATTAGACCAACTTGAAACAAAATATTGGCAGTTATGCAAATTATGACATTTTTTGTTTTTGTTGCTGATTATTGTTTACACCTTATAACATTTAGATATCGTGATACAGCGGTGAAGCGAAAGTCATTTTGATATAACTTAATGTTTATCATTTCTTTAAAAGGAATAATAATATTATTGAGTATATTATCTTCTATTTCAGTAGTGGGACTATTGAGTAATAATCAAGGTATCATTGAAGTTTCTAGGTATTTTAAATCTTTAAACATATTTAGATTCTTTAGACTATTCTTTATATTAACATTGTTTTCACCTTTTGCAATTATCATTGATGTTTTTCAAAAGCAAAGAAAAATATTATTTATGGTATTTTTAATGATTGCATTAATGATTGTGCTGTTTGCAATTTTAATATTGAATAATGAAAGAACATATTTAGCTGAAATTCAATCTGAGTGAATAAAAAATAATCCAACGATAATTGATTATTTAAACAATGCAGATTATAAAGCATTGTCTAATAATTACGTTATGACATTTGCTGATTCACTTTACTTTACAACGATAACATTAACAACCATTGGTTATGGAGATTTCAGCCCACATGCACCAACAACGAGGGCTATTGTTACTGTTATAGCTTTATTAGGAATCGCAGTTATTGCTATACCTTCAGGTATTGTGGCTAGTGCATTTTTAGCAGATATTCAAAAACACTTACAAAAGGGTAAAAATGCTTAA
- a CDS encoding MHO_1580 family protein — protein MLFNTQIQQNIDIQQLYKLKPLIKTESKVNDITYLHNAAIDFSIERHLNSENIVLNLKYNNFNYANVAIQIILNNEPLPITNFSTQNTELRIITGLNKIKPFKYSDLRHIVINIYDKTHKKLNKVWHTHSEIIHPKQKQDFQVTSNGWEVRIPLKIKFKLVANNYAYLFNNNKCINIDYAAISFIPIPIRQYKYNQTLFIIKGAIKNEYNQFVRKLDNHHLQKTKYKIINLPHLNKEQDLLFEYNEDYLNSNDDTIGKLVFINNTYYDYKDQQTKLGFGFNSRPGYLVPYNFKGIFYPTLIINLFKDINNLLITMPHNIKKPILHPEYGRIKLTIDEDIDIKNKLMQMNYTNQEILNILEYEYTLEELITLSKNEYLITNVN, from the coding sequence ATGCTATTTAATACTCAAATACAACAAAATATCGATATTCAACAATTATATAAACTGAAACCATTAATAAAAACTGAATCCAAAGTGAATGATATCACTTATTTACATAATGCAGCGATTGATTTTTCAATCGAACGCCATTTAAATAGTGAAAACATTGTTTTAAATTTAAAATACAATAATTTCAACTACGCCAACGTGGCAATTCAAATTATTTTAAATAATGAACCATTACCTATAACAAATTTTTCAACTCAAAACACTGAGTTAAGAATAATAACCGGTTTAAATAAAATCAAACCATTTAAGTACAGTGATTTAAGACATATCGTAATAAATATTTATGATAAAACTCATAAAAAACTAAACAAAGTATGGCATACTCACAGCGAAATTATACATCCAAAACAAAAACAAGATTTTCAAGTAACAAGCAATGGTTGAGAAGTGCGTATACCTTTGAAAATAAAATTCAAATTAGTTGCAAATAATTATGCATATTTATTTAATAATAATAAATGTATTAATATTGATTATGCAGCAATTTCTTTTATACCGATTCCTATAAGGCAATACAAATACAATCAAACATTATTTATCATCAAGGGCGCAATAAAAAATGAATATAACCAGTTTGTTAGAAAACTTGATAACCATCACTTACAAAAAACTAAATATAAAATCATTAATTTGCCACATCTTAATAAAGAACAAGATTTATTATTCGAATACAATGAAGACTATCTAAATTCAAATGACGACACCATTGGTAAATTAGTTTTTATTAATAATACTTACTATGATTATAAAGATCAACAAACTAAATTGGGGTTTGGGTTTAATTCTAGGCCTGGTTATTTAGTGCCTTACAATTTTAAAGGTATATTCTATCCGACATTAATAATTAATTTATTTAAAGACATTAATAATCTACTTATAACTATGCCGCATAACATAAAAAAACCAATTTTACATCCTGAATACGGCCGTATTAAACTAACAATTGATGAAGATATCGATATAAAAAATAAATTAATGCAAATGAATTACACAAACCAAGAAATTTTAAACATATTAGAGTATGAATATACACTCGAAGAACTCATTACTTTATCTAAAAACGAATATTTAATAACCAATGTTAACTAA
- the obgE gene encoding GTPase ObgE has product MKFIDDVKINVKAGDGGNGLISFRREAHVDRGGPDGGDGGAGGSIYFVGDSGVNTLLNFHYKNKIEAENGENGKRKNAYGRAGVDTYVKVPLGTIVYNKGDVLADITETKAYLIAKGGRGGRGNLKFKTSRNTAPRLSENGEKGEQFELRLSLKVLADVGLVGKPSAGKSTLLASLSNAKPKIAEYEFTTLVPQLGLVKYHDDSFVITDLPGLIEGASEGKGLGIQFLKHIERCRVLCHVIDFGDENKNPIKDFEDINNELIQYNLNLESRPQVVIANKSDLTKFEENVKRFKSKYPNINIIEHSLLNEKESLNIIKNVLYKTIQEANDLIFAEVAEKEITITLPEDDFVIKKISADTYEISGKKITEFYNRIPLISHDNLLRFNNKLKNLGVWDELWSMGINSGDTVRIEDYEFTWSDEY; this is encoded by the coding sequence ATGAAATTTATAGACGATGTAAAAATAAATGTAAAAGCTGGAGATGGTGGGAATGGTTTAATTTCCTTCCGTCGTGAAGCTCACGTCGATAGAGGTGGACCAGACGGTGGAGATGGTGGAGCCGGAGGAAGTATTTATTTTGTTGGTGATAGTGGTGTTAATACATTATTAAATTTCCATTACAAAAACAAAATCGAAGCTGAAAACGGTGAAAACGGAAAACGTAAAAACGCTTATGGTCGTGCCGGAGTTGACACATATGTTAAGGTGCCATTAGGTACAATTGTATATAACAAAGGAGATGTATTAGCAGATATCACTGAAACTAAAGCATATTTAATTGCAAAAGGTGGACGTGGTGGACGTGGAAATTTAAAATTTAAAACAAGTAGAAACACAGCTCCCCGTTTAAGTGAAAACGGTGAAAAAGGTGAACAATTTGAATTACGTTTAAGCTTAAAGGTATTAGCTGATGTTGGTTTAGTCGGTAAACCCAGCGCTGGTAAAAGCACACTATTAGCATCGTTATCGAATGCTAAACCAAAAATTGCCGAATACGAATTCACAACCCTTGTTCCGCAATTAGGACTTGTAAAATATCATGATGATTCATTTGTTATAACTGATTTACCTGGTTTGATTGAAGGCGCTAGCGAAGGCAAAGGCCTTGGAATTCAATTTTTAAAACACATCGAACGTTGTCGTGTATTATGTCATGTTATAGATTTTGGTGATGAAAATAAAAATCCAATCAAAGATTTTGAAGATATCAATAATGAATTAATACAATACAACTTAAATTTAGAATCAAGACCACAAGTTGTTATTGCAAACAAAAGCGATTTAACTAAATTTGAAGAAAATGTAAAAAGATTCAAATCAAAATATCCGAACATAAACATAATAGAACACTCATTATTAAATGAAAAAGAATCATTGAATATTATTAAAAATGTTTTATATAAAACAATTCAAGAAGCAAATGATTTAATTTTTGCAGAAGTAGCTGAAAAAGAAATTACGATTACATTGCCAGAAGATGATTTTGTAATCAAAAAAATAAGTGCAGATACTTACGAAATTTCAGGTAAAAAAATTACTGAATTTTACAATCGTATTCCATTAATTAGTCATGACAACCTTTTAAGATTTAATAACAAATTAAAAAATTTAGGTGTTTGAGACGAATTATGATCAATGGGCATTAATTCAGGTGATACTGTGCGTATCGAGGATTATGAATTCACTTGAAGTGATGAATATTAA